The following nucleotide sequence is from Populus trichocarpa isolate Nisqually-1 chromosome 11, P.trichocarpa_v4.1, whole genome shotgun sequence.
CGATGTCAGCAGCTATTGGATatgcacaaaaagaaaagagaaacttACTGTTatggaaaattaaataaacatgattGAGTTCTAGTCCTCTtaattttccattaaaatatttgtatatctCCCTTCAAAAAAGCGCTCAAAAGAGAACCCATGGAATTTGGGATTCAGTGCTTCAGGACAGCATTTTAAAAGGCAAGTGTAGGGTGAGGGTTTGTACCTCTCATGAGGCATAAGCCTTGAGAATTTTAACACACACAACACATGTAAAtagatatcatatcaaatatacAAAAGTTCATCGAGTATAAATGTAAAaggatatgtatatatatatatatatataaagaaagtcCAGGAGCAATTTATGTTACTAACTGAACCAAAGAAAATATtggtaaatgaaaaaaatgcttACAATTCAATATTCCATCTAATAAAGGTTGTCAACAAatgtctttccttttcttgtaattaaaatgatatgcaCAATTGACTCAAAAAGATAAACCAAAAGAaggcatgataaaaaaaaattaaaaaaaaaaaaagatataggcTATATACTTATAATGGAATCACTTAACCAACACAGGAGAAGCAACCATTTTCACTCGATCATGAAAAGCCAAATGTACCAACTGAAAATCACAACCATCCAAGAGTTTGGGGCATCATGCCAACACGTATAAAGCATGAGTGGTCAGGCATATGCCTGACCTCCCAAGGTAACATGCACATGAGAAATTTCACTCAAAAGTTAAGATTTAATGCAGAGGGAAACCACTGTGCCTCAAGGCATGCTCCGAAACAGAGTTTGAGAAGTTTGTGATGGTTTTGCTGTGGTTTGGCGCCAAGACAAAATTTATTTCAGCACCGATGAGTAGAAAAAAACTGATGGTATCTCTTAAGTCCCAGTGATTGGCAATGTGTGAGGTTGTAGTAATGGTAGCTGTTTTCTAAATCTACAAATCAAAGACTTGATGGGCTAGGATTTGCTAATTCACAGAGCCAAAATTCTTGgctcaaagtatttttcattgcGTACTTCTTTTGGTACTATCAACTTAATAATCCAAGTCAGGTTTCAAGTGAAATTTTCATGCATGATTGTCATTACAATTTGGCTAGAAAAGATCAGAAGAGAAATGATAAGCCCACATTCTTACCTTTGAACTTGTGAACCAGATCAAAGCCATCAATGACTCGAATTCGAGAATCTGCTGATGTGATTAGCACTTCTGATGAACTTCCAGGGGCAAACTGTTTATAAAATTGATCAGAGAATGGAAAGTGACATAAAAGATGCAGTTGCTAAAAATGCACAGCAGGTTGCGCCTTGTGCTAGGAAAAAAAGTGGCACATCaagaaattacatatttttctttcaaatataaaCTAAACGCGATATCTCTGGAGTTATATACATCATACTATTGCCATCAAATTACCTGGAATccagtgattttttttagatgagctTTCTTCTTATTCTGCAGATTAATTTGACATTTTTGTTGCAACTTATTCTCTGAGAAGCAAAGACAAACAACAAGAGAATAATTAGCTGTCAGTGAGGATGTGAAATTAGAGAATGGTGAGTAAGAATCAACTTGTACCAGATGTGTTGTATAAACGACAGCTTCCCTTGTGTGAACCAACAAGTGCACCCTTCAGAAAACCATAAAACTTTGTTAAGCAAAGAAGTTTTGCCTATTATATACAGAAGGCAAACAAAAGCCTACCTGACCATCTGGAGTATAGCAAGCAGCAGTGACCATCTCATGCAGATCATTCCAATCAACAACTTGACGATCAGGAATGCTCCAAATGCGAACTTTTGCATCTAATGACCCACTAATGAAGTATCTATCATCAACAGGATTAAACTGGATGCATGTTACTGCACCATGGAAATCCATAAAATATTGCAATTAGCAAAGTTAAaggaaagaagagaaggaaaaaacattttactagTTCTGACCATCttgtaaaagaaaatgtttagCCAATCAACAAAAGTCACATTAAATGTTGAGAAAATGTAGAATTTTGTCATTGAGCTAGTGAATCAGGGTTTTCAAAATGCAGTAAAGTGTGAACTTAGGGTTTTCAAAATGCAGTAAAGTGTGAACTTCTGTCTTCCATGTTTATCACAGATGAGGTCTTCTCTTGAAAAGGAAGGCCAATTATATCAGTAGCTTTATAATTGGCAGGTCATAAAGTTATAAACTACACAAAGATAAGTATTAAAAAGCAAGGCGGGAAATACTTACCATAATCACTGTGAGAAAAGACTTTCAAACAAGTTTTGCTAGACATGTGCCACAGTCGCACTGTTTTGTCCATAGAAGAAGAAAGCAGGTgctgggaaaagaaaaaaactgaattttgtTAGGATATGCAAGGATAAACTGTTAGTTTTATAATTCTTAAAGAGGGCGCGTGCATCCCTGTATCACAATAGAGCAAAATATGCTAAAATAGCATAAATCCAAAAACTCCTTCTGAAATACTATCAAGGTGGGGTTAAATCCCAGAACTTCTTATCATCTCCCACAACAAAATTTGTGGTGACAACACTGCTTGACAGAACAAACTCCAACAATCCCCTTGCAGCCAATGAAATCTAGACTACTTTAACTAGAATATAAAGGGATCAAAGGAGGTTgtggaaattaaaataatgaaggaaAAAGTGGCATTGTCAGAAAACTaacaataagataaaaaattgagatgAGATTAGAATAGGCAGATCACAGCATCTGAAAACAAGGAATCTTCTTTACCAACTTGAAATGCAGTCCAAAAGCCATGAATTTCTAGTGTAGTGAAAAATATCACAAATTCCATCCAAAAGACTGGATTAGTTTTCTATACCCAAACTTTCTGCTCAGTTTCCATTCATCCAACTTAAAAAACTTAAACGGTGATGGAAACGATACCAAAGTATTTGGTCATTTCTCATGAAATTTCATTACAATACATTTCAGATCCTATGACTAGAAGCTGGTAGCAGGGGCAGGACCATATGGTAGTAGTTTCCTCTGGAAAAAGCACAACGATGACTAGTTTTCTTGACGCATCCAATTTCCTTCCAGTTGAACCAGTGCTAATGAtgacaaaaataataacaaatgattGCACATTTCTCATGAAATTTCATTACTGTACATTTTATGCACTGCACATTTCACATGCTGAAAAGTCATGTTGTCAATCACATGAAAGTGCAACCCACCATGATAACTACCCATAGGTCCCACTTTTATGTGAGGGAGGAAAGCTACATGGAAGAACCTAATAATCTCTCATATACCAGTGTAGTCTATTCCTTTGGGAAAAacataatgatgaaaaaaaagctCAATGCATCCAATTTCCTTCCAATTGAACCAGTGTTAGATGAAAGCAAAATGTTTCTGCAGTTTTCTAAACTCAGAATGTCCCTCAGCAACTTAACATTTCATTTCCAAATTAATCATGCCACGCTATAGAATCCATCAAGGTTTTTTACTCTAATATTTGTGGAAATAGGTGATGACCGGCCATTTCTCCGGAAAAGTATTGAATCACTGAATGCTTGAAACCGGTGCCAGTGccataagaaaaggaaatatgAAGAAGAGATTGAGAAGAAATACATATCCAGCTTACGATTACTAGCAGAACAGAACCTTAACCTTCCCATTATGCAATGTCAAAAGGATCTCCCCTTCCAGCCAGTTAACATCTCAGCCAACATCTTAATTAATGCAAGACAGGCCACTTAGCCCAATTACAGAGAATTTGAGAGCAAACTCTCTCATAACATAAATGATGATCATCCATCTTATCGCTACTATAAGCATGCCAGAGCAGCCAATTGGGGTCTCTTTTCCCATAAAAGTTCTCAAAGAAGAAAATCAGTCTCAAAATAGCTGTCcaggtaagaaaaataaaagagcatGTTGAATACTGCTCACGGAAACTCAATTACAATCTTGCCTACCACTTGGTCAATGGATTTAACCAGAAATCAATAGCTGTTAGATAATATTCAAGCCCAGGCAATCCTTTAGATAACCTTCAAGGCACATGCAGTGCCACTTTCGCCTACTCGACAGATTTTCACcactaaactataaaaaaaaatccctcacTGGTTCCAGCATCCAACCTGTGCCTCAAATCTGAGATGAGTAATTCTCAGGCTAGAACTATAAAGTTACTCTACATTTCTAATCCAATCTGAGTTCCCAGGCTTGTTATTTAAGATCAACAGGGGAATATGAATTCAGGTACATATAGGACTGCTGACCGGTTTTATAACCATGCTCTGTGCCATGTTTGATCTATTTGCCTAAATTACTCATTCTCACACGGACAAAAACAGTTTCAATAAAAGCTGCAATTTAGATCATATGTGCTCTAAACAGTCCAACAAGACCACTGTTGAAATAATGAGAAACCAAATCAGATACAAGTGAGATAAAAATACAGCAAAAGGAGTGGCATAACTTCTACACTGGCAAGTGGTTAAAACTCTATCTGGTTTAGCATTCTATCGAGGCAGATAAAAAAATGTCTTCTTAAAATAATACCCGAAAGTGAGAAAGAAATTGGAGAGAAAAGTACGTCCTATGCAATGGAGAAAAGCTTTTAAATTGCTCAATGCAACAAGAGAGGAATTACTTTAACCACGTCATAGCAAAATGGCATGTGATCACTAAATCAGTTTGCATTCACACTTCTAAAGGGAGAGAACCTGGAAACGTCAAACATCAATACTTGGaactttaaaatcattgatgaatGCGTGcagcttttaaaacaaaaatagtaaGCATAGAATAACAGAGTTGTAAACCAACTAACCTGAGACTTGGACCATGAAAGGTCAAGCACGTCATCAAGATGTCCTTGGAATGAACAAATGGGTTTATCCGTGAGAGAAAACACTGTCTCTGGCACGAAGATGTGGTCCAAGCTCAGAGATTTTCTGCTTATAGATGACCTCcctctcctcttcttctccaGATGACTATCCACAAGTGGTGACAGCAGATTAGGTTCTGGAGATCCATTTGCAATTAACAACAAGTTTAAGCCCCCATCATCTGGTTTCTCCATCAACAACTCTCCTTTCCTCTCTGACTGCTTAACCTGCCAAATGTGAATTACACAATCCTCACCTGCGCTTGCTAGATACCTCCCATCCAAACTGAACTTGATACTCCAAATAGACCCATTATGAGCCTGTATCTCCTGACTCTTATAAAGTGCACTCAACTCTTTAGACGACCTCCCATATTGTCTCACCCTCACTCTCTCTGGTCCATGAAATGACACATCCTGGCTATCATCCGTAGCAGAACTTGACCTCCTCCCTCCCCTCTCCGATCCAGTATCCCTCTCATCACTACTTCTCCTCTCCTTATGCCTTGTCACACTATTCGCCACACTCCTTATACTCCCAAACCAACTACCCTTCTTTTTAAACTTTGTAACCCCACCTCCAATCCCTCCATTAGCATTGGAATCAAGATTTCCTCTCGTCCCATCCTCCACATTTTGCCTCCTCATCAATTCTTGCACGATGGGCGAATGCCCAACAGACATTTCGAACTCCTCCATTGTCAATTGCCTCCCGGTCCCAACTTCCTTCAACTTATTCCACATCCCATCCTCTCTTATCTCATTAACAACAAACTCTTTCCCGTTATCAAGATTCTTAATAGTACAAACCTCCACCTCTCCCTCGGCCGCCACTGCCCCATCCGCATCCGCCGACCCACTACATTCCAACTCCTCCGCGAACTCCACAGAACTCCCAACTGACAAGCTCCCATTAAAATTCTCATTAGAATTCGCGGAGTTACTACAATGTTGTTTCCCAGAAGGCGGCTTATTCGGCGAAACAACAACATTAACACTACCACTACTACTACCATCTTTCGGAGAAGCCCcatttttgcttttgctttttttaccACAACCAACAACACCAAATCCATTATTGCTGAGTTTGctgttgttaatattattattagtattactattataattacTGTCATCACTATTTACATTAATTGAATCTTGCAAAAGAATGGAAGAAGGCGAACAATAAACAGAAGACGAAGAACAACACGaattaaaatcattatcatGATCTACAGAACGACCACCACCACCGTCTGATTTCGATCGGTGGATAGCAGAAGAACAACTGGAAACCGAGCCACTCAGTTTTTCTGCAATCAAACGATCCGATGAGACAGAGCGTTTAAAGTAAAAATCACCGTGGGTAGTTTCGGGTTTGGAGCGGGAAAGAGAGGGGTCGGAGCTGAGACCCATGTTGTGAAGAAGGCGTTGGCGGCGTTCGGAGATGGATTCGGGTTGAGAGATCCAGACATCGTAATTACTGACATGAAGTTTGCTGTTAAGACGAGGGGAATTGGAACGGGTCTGGTCGGGATCGGAGTCGGAGTTGGAAGTAGAACAAGAAGAGGAAGCAATGCGATCCAATGACTCGTAaaaatgttcttcttcttcttcttctactactaCTACTTGTTCTTCTTCACCGTCGTTTTTGTCAGTAGTGGTGTCGTTTCTGCTCATTTTTTGATCGGTTTAAGAGGAGGGGTCATTGTTGAGAGAGTGTCAAGGGGGCATATCATGCATATGTATAGAAAAGAAACAACAGCCCTAAATGGGTTTCCAAGAAAGAAACGGTTTTTTTGGGGAGTGGGTTTGAGGGGGTGCGTGTGAATGACTTGTGGGTGGTGGAATGGATAATGGGAGGACGATCCGATGAGAGAAAACAGTAGGGAACGAAGCCCTATGTGGTGGGATGGGAGGGAGGGGAGAGGTGTTGGTGATGCTTTTTTTGTGCGTGGTGTTTGTGTTTGGGCTGGGAGAGAGATTTTGGAGACTGTAAGAAAAGGTTTCTGCTCtggactttcttttttttatttggtgtgGTTTTTGTGTTGaagattaaagaaattaaattaaatggaaaAGATGGAGGTTGGTTGTCATGATGAGGTTGTATGTCCATATGCTTTGATTATTTGCCGTGAGGAATTTTgagattgaattttatttttaaaaaataaattattaaattaatttttttagtattttaaattattttgatgcattgatattaaaaataaattttataaaataaaaaaaatattattttgatgtatttccaaaaaaaaacactttaaaaaacaatatctactacactctcaaacacccacTTTAACCATGtggaatataaatatatttatttattgagataaatataaaaataaaaattatataaaataattttagaatatatttttatattttcaaaagcaaaagataCATTCTTTATctacattgttttctttttattttctcaagtatATCCAAACTCTATATATTAAGagataaaaaactagaaaattattattattttaaatatattaaattgatgtaaaaaaatacattcttgAAAtcattggaaaataaaatattggtcGATGCTTCAACTAATTTGATAATGCTCTTAACTACTGAAAAATTGTATTTTGATATAGTCATGCAATGTAAATgcaattgaaatatataaaacttatatacctaaaaataatatgcataaattaaataatgtaattatatattaagattcgtatttacataaattaattagtggttaaatataacataaaccaagaaaatgaaaataatttttttaaaaaaataataattcctgAAGTGTAACAAAATTCATTGAGTTTGCAACGATAGCCACATAACCATTACTGTTGTGACATAACAAAAtatgaatttcaattatataataaatttctttaaGTCATGGACTTAGTATactatttcagaaaaaaaaaatatcaaaattaatgtaTGTGACTGTCAAAGAGTCATCTCAACCTAGTAACTTAAGTTGTTAAGTGAggtcctaagatatgatttatattattctctaacacaccccttcaagtgaaagtcctttggacttgaaacttgcacagtcttatattatattgtgcttgatttttatcaaataaatagaaatgacGAGATTCGAACccgtgaccacttggtcatcaagactttgatatcatgttaaagaatcatctcaacctaaaagtttaatCTATTAGGtaggtctcaggatatgatttatattattctctaacagtgACTTTGAATGTTAAATATACATggtattcttttaaaaaatgttttttaagattttaattatataattcgtggatttgtttttcacatttttatcttcatttcttatcataaaaaaaaagcatcaagaATGGATTAAATCGTATATTGAAGGCTTGCTCAAGAATTAATCGTAAATTGAAggatttatgtaaaaataataccttactgttaaaaaaaaaaaaaaaaaaaattgaagggtgGAGATGTGAGGTCGTCTAAGTTGTAATCCACTCTCGTCaccgaaaaaaataattaaataaagtacgtaatttttatccttaaaaaaacatgtctcCTTTTTTTAATCCCAAGGCTTACATGGTGCCAGCTTCTGTTTTTTGCCCCTTCATGCTTGACTTTCTTTGTCCTGCCGCCCTTTCGTTTAGATCTTAACAATGTAttttcattggaaaaaaaaattaagaatgccATCCTCCAATCTATTGAAAAatgcatataatattaaaagttgaATCCCGATCTTCCAAGTGCTATGACGGGTATGATTcgattatttctttttttttttcttttttttttcaagaagttttggtttgatttttagttttttttcaatcaatcattttcttgttgattatatcaaaaacAGAAAGACTTAATTCATGGATGGCATACAacatatcattttatattagttgaaacagataatattttttcgattgtatttattaaaataatttttttttaaacaaataataatataaatagagatacaaattaaattgatctaataaaataaaaggaaaaaacattatcatgCAATGTTGTACGTATTAGAGATGttatctgaaaataattttttaattatttttaaaaataaaattaatctataagagataaaaaaaaaattataaatgaatcagaaaaactcttcaaatttaaatgcataactgaaaaaataattgttatttaaaataggTTCTCCAAACAAAATCGGGGcttaagttttttattcaaaaaccaGTTTCTGACccaaaacacttataaaatatCGTAAGAACCGTGATAAACTTATTTATATCCTAAAAAAATCACcctgaaaatcaaaattaacccAAGCCCAAATATGTTTTTCCAcgaaatttaaaagtaaaaaaaaattatatgaacttccctcatcaaataaaatcatttgacacaaatatcgtCCGTTTTGATGGCCTAAATCGATGTTAacgatatttttctctctctagtcTCTATAGTCAAAATTCGAcgacctctttctctctctcttcgcTTTCCCAACCAGAAactaaaaagcaataaaaataattttttatatcaaaattgaattggaaaaatattgaggtactgaaattgtataatttgtgtgatttttaaaat
It contains:
- the LOC7462346 gene encoding uncharacterized protein LOC7462346 yields the protein MSRNDTTTDKNDGEEEQVVVVEEEEEEHFYESLDRIASSSCSTSNSDSDPDQTRSNSPRLNSKLHVSNYDVWISQPESISERRQRLLHNMGLSSDPSLSRSKPETTHGDFYFKRSVSSDRLIAEKLSGSVSSCSSAIHRSKSDGGGGRSVDHDNDFNSCCSSSSVYCSPSSILLQDSINVNSDDSNYNSNTNNNINNSKLSNNGFGVVGCGKKSKSKNGASPKDGSSSGSVNVVVSPNKPPSGKQHCSNSANSNENFNGSLSVGSSVEFAEELECSGSADADGAVAAEGEVEVCTIKNLDNGKEFVVNEIREDGMWNKLKEVGTGRQLTMEEFEMSVGHSPIVQELMRRQNVEDGTRGNLDSNANGGIGGGVTKFKKKGSWFGSIRSVANSVTRHKERRSSDERDTGSERGGRRSSSATDDSQDVSFHGPERVRVRQYGRSSKELSALYKSQEIQAHNGSIWSIKFSLDGRYLASAGEDCVIHIWQVKQSERKGELLMEKPDDGGLNLLLIANGSPEPNLLSPLVDSHLEKKRRGRSSISRKSLSLDHIFVPETVFSLTDKPICSFQGHLDDVLDLSWSKSQHLLSSSMDKTVRLWHMSSKTCLKVFSHSDYVTCIQFNPVDDRYFISGSLDAKVRIWSIPDRQVVDWNDLHEMVTAACYTPDGQGALVGSHKGSCRLYNTSENKLQQKCQINLQNKKKAHLKKITGFQFAPGSSSEVLITSADSRIRVIDGFDLVHKFKGFRNTNSQISASLTTNGKYVVSASEDSYVYVWKHEADSRLSRSKGVTITRSYEHFLCQDVSVAIPWPGMADTWGLQDTLSGEQNGLDNHLDEVSIVNHPPTPVEEASNEGSQSLTGCTNSPMNGIISSATNGYFFDRISATWPEEKLDLATRTRSHHASVDISNGLSQNVSAYGMVIVTAGLRGEIRTFQNFGLPVRI